One Mycolicibacterium rufum genomic window, CGCGCCGAGACCTGTGGGCTGCTGCTCGACGCGAACGGCACCCGGGTGGCCGGGCTCGATGAGCGCCGCATGGGCATCACCGAGGAGGGGCTGCGCGCCATCCCCACGGTCATCGCCATCTGCGCCGGGGCCGAGAAGATCACCGCGACCCGGGCCGTGCTGCGCTCGGGGCTGGTGTCCGCACTGGTCACCGACACCGAGATCGCGGCCGCGGTCCTCGACTGACAGCGAAAGGATTTCACCCATGACGGAGCCCGTCGTCGACCTCGACTTCCCCCTGACCGGGAAGACCGCCGTCGTGACCGGAGGGGGATCGGGCATCGGCGCCGCGATCGCGTCGGCGTTCGCGACCAAGGGCGCGCGCATCGCCGTCGTCGACCTCAACGCCGACGCCGCACAGCGCCACGCCGACACGGTCGGTAACGACAGTCGCGGATTCCGTTGCGACGTTTCGGATCCCGCGTCGGTGACCGCGACCGTCGACGAGGTGCTCGCGGCGTTCGGCCGGATCGACATCCTGGTCAACAGCGCGGGCGTCGCCATGCTCGCCCCGGCCGAGGACCTGCCGTTGAACGCCTGGGACACCACCATCGACGTCAACCTCAAGGGCACGTTCCTGGTCTGCCAGGCGGTCGGCCGCCACATGCTCGACTCCGGTGGCGGCGCGATCGTGAACATGGCCTCCCAGGCGGCCACCGTGGCACTGGACCAGCACGTCGCCTACTGCGCGTCGAAGTTCGGCGTGGTCGGGGTGACCAAGGTGCTGGCCTCGGAGTGGGGCGGCCGCGGCGTGCGGGTCAACTGCATCTCACCGACCGTCGTGCTGACCGAGCTGGGTCACAAGGCCTGGGACGGGCCGCGCGGCGACGAGCTCAAGAAGCACATCCCCGTCGGCCGGTTCGCCTATCCGAACGAGATCGCCGCTGCTGCAGTGTTTCTCGCCTCGGAGGCGGCCGCGATGATCACCGGGGCGGACCTGCTGATCGACGGCGGCTACACGATCCGCTGAGAAGCCATGGCTGTGATCCAGGGGGCGATCGCAGCCGGGAACGCTATTCCGCGGCGGACTGACCGACGCGCCGGGCCACCTGTCGCTGGATCTTGGCGGGCAGCGCGTCGGCGACGGTGAGGCCGGGCAGCAGCTCCGGCTCGCTCATCAGGGCGCGGAACACGACGCCGACCGTGACGGTGTGATCGGGCCGGGAGATCACCTCGATGGCGTCGCCGGCGCGCACCTGTCCGGGCTCGATGACACGGAAGTAGGCGCCCGGCAGCGCCGCCGCGGTGAACGTCTTCATCCACCCGCGGATCCCCAGCCAGGTGGTGAACGTGCGGCACGGGGTCCGCGGGCTCGTCACCTCGAGCACCAGACCGTCGGATCCGACCGCCCACCGCTCGCCGACCAGGCTGGCGGTCACGTCGACGCCCGCGGTGGTCAGGTTCTCCCCGAACATCCCGTTGGTCAGCTCCCGGCCCAGCTCACGCTCCCAGCGGTCCAGGTCCTCGCGGGCGTACGCGTACACGGCCTGGTCGTCACCCCCGTGATAGCGCCGGTTGCAGATCGAATCCCCGGCGACGCCACTGCCCGGCCCGG contains:
- a CDS encoding MOSC domain-containing protein translates to MASVLTVNTASAPIDLGELRTGIDKRPSGEPLAVSAPGPAKTGPGSGVAGDSICNRRYHGGDDQAVYAYAREDLDRWERELGRELTNGMFGENLTTAGVDVTASLVGERWAVGSDGLVLEVTSPRTPCRTFTTWLGIRGWMKTFTAAALPGAYFRVIEPGQVRAGDAIEVISRPDHTVTVGVVFRALMSEPELLPGLTVADALPAKIQRQVARRVGQSAAE
- a CDS encoding SDR family oxidoreductase — encoded protein: MTEPVVDLDFPLTGKTAVVTGGGSGIGAAIASAFATKGARIAVVDLNADAAQRHADTVGNDSRGFRCDVSDPASVTATVDEVLAAFGRIDILVNSAGVAMLAPAEDLPLNAWDTTIDVNLKGTFLVCQAVGRHMLDSGGGAIVNMASQAATVALDQHVAYCASKFGVVGVTKVLASEWGGRGVRVNCISPTVVLTELGHKAWDGPRGDELKKHIPVGRFAYPNEIAAAAVFLASEAAAMITGADLLIDGGYTIR